In one window of Pseudomonas putida DNA:
- a CDS encoding portal protein: protein MNADQICKTLSTLKSLRSPHEQVWRDCYDHTYPVRGNGFYCEMMSAQEALNRKARIFDGTTTDAARTLSSSVQAGMTPANSLWFGMDVANSTEDERRWLGDSAEIIWENIHASNFDSAAFEGLLDVVCAGWFALHIDQDREKGGYSFDLWPISGVYCSASKPGGRIDTVYRSYKLTAEQAINEFGEGNVSETTRKLAKDKPQDLVEFVHAIYPRTTHMVGARLAKNMPIASCKVEVVAKKLVSESGYHEMPVVVPRWMMIPDSVYATGPVAEALPDARMLNEMVRMDMAAADLAIAGMWIAEDDGVLNPRTVKVGPRKIIVANSVDSMKPLQSGSNFNYSDSRIVRLQMAIRKVMMADQLRDQNGPAMTATEVHARVSLIRQLLGPVYGRLQTEYLQPLIERCFGIAMRAGILGQPPESLAGRPYTVRYLSPLARAQKLEEVTAIDQYVAGCAMAAKAQAEAGGQPDAMDNVDFDAAARFRGEALGVPSEVMRSKADVQRVRDERAQAMQAAQEQQQEQAMQQMVGQAALKQAPGAAA, encoded by the coding sequence ATGAACGCTGACCAGATCTGCAAGACACTGAGCACGCTCAAGTCGCTGCGCAGCCCGCATGAGCAGGTCTGGCGCGACTGCTACGACCACACCTACCCGGTGCGTGGCAATGGGTTCTATTGCGAGATGATGAGCGCTCAAGAGGCGCTGAACCGCAAGGCGCGGATCTTCGACGGCACCACCACCGACGCCGCACGCACGCTGTCATCGTCCGTGCAGGCCGGCATGACGCCGGCCAACTCGCTGTGGTTCGGCATGGACGTTGCCAACTCCACCGAGGACGAACGCCGCTGGCTTGGCGATTCCGCCGAGATCATTTGGGAGAACATCCACGCATCGAACTTCGACTCGGCCGCATTCGAGGGCCTGCTCGACGTGGTGTGCGCTGGCTGGTTCGCCCTGCACATCGACCAGGACCGGGAGAAGGGCGGCTACAGCTTCGACCTGTGGCCGATCTCCGGCGTCTACTGCTCGGCATCGAAGCCGGGCGGCAGGATCGATACCGTTTACCGCTCGTACAAGCTGACAGCCGAGCAGGCCATCAACGAGTTCGGCGAAGGCAACGTGAGCGAGACTACCCGCAAGCTGGCCAAGGACAAGCCGCAGGATCTGGTCGAGTTCGTCCACGCCATCTACCCGCGCACCACCCACATGGTCGGTGCCCGCCTGGCCAAGAACATGCCGATCGCCAGCTGCAAGGTCGAGGTGGTAGCCAAGAAGTTGGTAAGCGAGTCGGGCTACCACGAGATGCCGGTGGTAGTCCCGCGCTGGATGATGATTCCGGACAGCGTGTATGCCACCGGGCCGGTGGCCGAGGCCCTTCCCGATGCGCGCATGCTCAACGAGATGGTACGCATGGACATGGCCGCGGCTGACCTGGCTATCGCTGGCATGTGGATCGCCGAAGATGATGGGGTGCTCAACCCTCGCACCGTGAAGGTCGGCCCGCGCAAGATCATCGTGGCCAACTCGGTCGACAGCATGAAGCCACTGCAGAGCGGATCGAACTTCAACTACAGCGATAGCCGCATCGTTCGCCTGCAGATGGCCATCCGCAAGGTGATGATGGCCGACCAACTGCGCGACCAGAACGGCCCAGCAATGACCGCAACCGAGGTGCACGCCCGGGTCAGCCTGATCCGTCAGCTGCTGGGCCCGGTCTATGGCCGCCTGCAGACCGAGTACCTGCAACCACTGATCGAGCGCTGCTTCGGCATCGCCATGCGCGCCGGGATCTTGGGTCAGCCGCCAGAGTCGCTGGCCGGTCGCCCGTACACCGTCCGCTACCTGTCGCCGCTGGCCAGGGCGCAGAAGCTGGAAGAGGTCACCGCAATCGACCAGTACGTCGCCGGGTGCGCCATGGCTGCCAAGGCCCAGGCCGAAGCCGGTGGCCAGCCTGACGCCATGGACAACGTCGATTTCGATGCCGCAGCACGGTTCCGTGGTGAAGCCCTGGGCGTTCCGTCCGAGGTCATGCGCAGCAAGGCTGACGTTCAGCGGGTGCGTGACGAGCGGGCGCAGGCAATGCAGGCAGCGCAGGAGCAGCAGCAAGAGCAGGCCATGCAGCAGATGGTTGGCCAGGCCGCACTTAAACAAGCACCGGGGGCAGCAGCGTGA